The following coding sequences are from one Mugil cephalus isolate CIBA_MC_2020 chromosome 9, CIBA_Mcephalus_1.1, whole genome shotgun sequence window:
- the LOC125013751 gene encoding zona pellucida-like domain-containing protein 1: MRLVILVCHLGLILKTDAQIPEACILSDTNRPPENTDITVTCGTQYMGLSIYICPVYQALYNESLMVLNNQINKPQCFGTPDWTVDPPVLKFKFPINGTAFSDCNNYFQITNQVGSGIFSDFSNVQYVNISGAITSTDPSAGMITYRPQVLYRFSCKYPMQYLLNNTELGRVSVNLAIKDNNGSFISTLSMELYKDEKYTERLSIPETGLNLKTKIYVAVKATNLTERFNVLLDRCYATTSPYPMQSTYYDLFIGCSRGAQTKVELNGMSQKAHFSFEAFRFVEHKNQTVSTFFLHCATRLCETPTCRSLLPVCGNKQNRKRREAQYMSNNTTVSSPPITVASQRTGGAPGYDASKGSGDSHTYFAPQGQYESYLASQGGSPKSSYSGPMMALTICIAIIII; this comes from the exons ATGAGGCTGGTCATCCTCGTGTGCCACCTCGGCCTAATTCTGAAGACTGATGCCCAGATCCCAGAGGCTTGCATTCTTAGTGACACAAATAGACCTCCAG AAAATACGGACATAACTGTGACCTGTGGCACACAGTATATGGGCCTGAGCATCTACATTTGTCCAGTGTACCAAGCTCTTTACAATGAGTCCCTGATGGTCCTCAATAATCAGATCAACAAACCCCAGTGCTTTGGGACTCCTGACTGGACTGTTGACCCACCAGTTTTAAAGTTCAAGTTCCCCATTAATGGCACCGCCTTCTCTGACTGCAATAATTACTTTCAG ATAACCAATCAGGTTGGGAGTGGAATATTCTCTGACTTCTCAAATGTCCAGTACGTCAACATCTCCGGTGCCATTACTTCTACTGACCCCTCAGCAGGTATGATCACCTATCGGCCGCAGGTCCTCTACAGGTTCTCCTGCAAATACCCGATGCAGTATCTGCTCAACAACACTGAGCTTGGGCGTGTGA GTGTGAATCTTGCCATAAAAGACAACAATGGTAGCTTCATCAGCACACTGAGCATGGAGCTCTACAAG GATGAGAAGTACACAGAGAGGCTATCTATCCCAGAGACAGGACTCAACCTGAAGACCAAAATTTATGTCGCAGTCAAAGCTACCAATCTGACAGAGAG GTTCAACGTGCTGCTGGACAGATGCTACGCAACTACAAGTCCATATCCCATGCAGTCTACGTATTACGATCTTTTTATAGG GTGTTCACGGGGTGCACAGACTAAGGTGGAGCTCAATGGCATGTCACAAAAGGCACACTTCTCCTTTGAGGCGTTCAGATTTGTGGAGCACAAAAATCAGACGGTTTCCACTTTCTTTCTGCACTGCGCCACCAGACTCTGCGAGACGCCCACGTGCAGATCATTATTGCCC GTCTGTggtaacaaacaaaacaggaaaaggagGGAGGCACAGTATATGTCGAACAACACTACAGTTTCCTCTCCCCCCATTACCGTAGCCAGCCAGAGGACTG GCGGGGCACCTGGTTATGATGCGTCCAAAGGATCAG GAGATTCGCACACTTATTTTGCTCCTCAAG
- the si:dkey-4p15.5 gene encoding zona pellucida-like domain-containing protein 1 — translation MNTYRSTLRTMRLVILVCHLGLILKTDAQIPEACILSDTNRPPENTDITVTCGTQYMGLSIYICPVYQALYNESLMVLNNQINKPQCFGTPDWTVDPPVLKFKFPINGTAFSDCNNYFQITSQVGSGVFSDFSNVQYVNISGVVTSIDPSAGMITYRPQILYKFSCKYPMQYLLNNTELGVSGVNLAIKDNNGSFISTLSMELYKDEKYTERLSIPETGLNLKTKIYVAVKATNLTERFNVLLDRCYATTSPYPMQSTYYDLFIGCTRDAQTKVELNGVSQKAHFSFEAFRFVEHKNQTVSTFYLHCATRLCEASTCSSLLPNCGTPRRRREAAYVPANATITSPLITVGRQSTADAQTFSASQGLSAESGYSGPVVALIICIVIISIFIVALTVYLVLNMRRKKTIMQ, via the exons atgaacacCTACAG GTCCACACTGAGAACAATGAGGCTGGTCATCCTCGTGTGCCACCTCGGCCTAATTCTGAAGACTGATGCCCAGATCCCAGAGGCTTGCATTCTTAGTGACACAAATAGACCTCCAG AAAATACGGACATAACTGTGACCTGTGGCACCCAGTATATGGGCCTGAGCATCTACATTTGTCCAGTGTACCAAGCTCTTTACAATGAGTCCCTGATGGTCCTCAATAATCAGATCAACAAACCCCAGTGCTTTGGGACTCCTGACTGGACTGTTGACCCACCAGTTTTAAAGTTCAAGTTCCCCATTAATGGCACCGCCTTCTCTGACTGCAATAATTACTTTCAG ATCACCTCTCAGGTTGGGAGTGGAGTATTCTCTGACTTCTCAAATGTCCAGTACGTCAACATCTCCGGTGTCGTTACTTCTATTGACCCCTCAGCAGGTATGATCACCTATCGGCCACAGATCCTCTACAAGTTCTCCTGCAAATACCCGATGCAGTATCTGCTCAACAACACTGAGCTTGGCGT ATCAGGTGTGAATCTTGCCATAAAAGACAACAATGGTAGCTTCATCAGCACACTGAGCATGGAGCTCTACAAG GATGAGAAGTACACAGAGAGGCTATCTATCCCAGAGACAGGACTCAACCTGAAGACCAAAATTTATGTCGCAGTCAAAGCTACCAATCTGACAGAGAG GTTCAACGTGCTGCTGGACAGATGCTACGCAACTACAAGTCCATATCCCATGCAGTCTACGTATTACGATCTTTTTATAGG GTGTACACGAGACGCACAGACTAAGGTGGAGCTCAACGGCGTGTCACAGAAGGCACACTTCTCCTTTGAGGCGTTCAGATTTGTGGAGCACAAAAATCAGACGGTTTCCACTTTCTACCTGCACTGCGCCACCAGACTCTGCGAGGCGTCCACGTGCAGTTCGCTGTTGCCT AACTGTGGAACTCccagaagaaggagggaggccGCGTATGTGCCAGCTAATGCTACTATTACCTCTCCTCTAATCACTGTGGGGAGACAGAGCACTG CAGATGCCCAGACTTTCTCAGCTTCTCAAG GTCTGTCAGCTGAGAGCGGCTACAGCGGCCCAGTGGTGGCTTTAATCATCTGCATTGTCatcatttccatcttcatcGTGGCCCTGACCGTTTACCTCGTCCTGAACATGAGACggaaaaaaacaatcatgcaGTAA